A region of Salvelinus alpinus chromosome 6, SLU_Salpinus.1, whole genome shotgun sequence DNA encodes the following proteins:
- the LOC139579300 gene encoding uncharacterized protein isoform X1 yields MNTKQMADMPEAPLIKMENLDTSRMEEIVQLVSESSEKIVPEPGASSSTETTDLLDQQGNRHRAPDTSLNIEPGNQTFQHPASQYNRARQDHQVAEGVTWETDHQPISYSLSQWTENQDTDNPTVNAPHNAGPDSKRLSGHPERRGVSGNSGVCMSASGSLDWLPDVVMVDSVPIKVEADMSSEWSITGQEATSGEVCSDSRQLVDNRGRGGMESGQTKCPPDTQHAEQGTTVGSRSKMPDFNRLPSLNSFSSPSVTLLQVPQRGKAAPFPNFNISATSSPKGIEMQPQQLTSHSNKRQLRCSLCGKPFPQPAHLRRHMRVHTGEKPYGCSHCTKRFSHRHQLKMHERVHTGEKPFHCIYCGKCFTQSGHMKKHLLVHTGGRPQDVVLP; encoded by the exons ATGAATACCAAACAGATGGCAGATATGCCAGAGGCACCTCTTATCAAAATGGAGAACCTTGACACCAGTAGAATGGAAG AGATTGTCCAACTGGTCAGTGAGAGCAGTGAGAAGATTGTGCCAGAACCAGGTGCTTCATCATCTACTGAAACCACAGACCTTCTGGACCAGCAGGGCAACAGACACAGAGCTCCAGACACCTCACTCAATATAGAACCTGGAAACCAGACGTTCCAGCATCCAGCATCACAATACAACAGAGCAAGACAGGACCATCAGGTTGCTGAGGGTGTGACCTGGGAAACTGACCATCAACCCATATCATACAGTCTGTCCCAATGGACAGAGAACCAAGACACTGACAACCCAACTGTGAATGCTCCTCACAATGCAGGACCAGACTCCAAGAGGCTGTCTGGACatccagagaggagaggggtgtctggTAACTCTGGGGTCTGCATGTCTGCTTCAGGCTCTCTGGACTGGCTGCCTGATGTGGTGATGGTGGACTCAGTTCCCATTAAAGTGGAGGCAGATATGAGTTCAGAATGGAGCATAACTGGCCAAGAGGCGACATCTGGAGAGGTCTGTTCAGACAGCAGGCAGCTTGTGGACaacagaggaagagggggaatgGAGTCTGGACAGACAAAGTGTCCCCCTGACACTCAACATGCGGAGCAAGGCACAACTGTAGGATCAAGGTCCAAGATGCCAGATTTCAACAGACTGCCCTCCCTAAACAGCTTTTCATCCCCAAGTGTTACTCTCCTCCAGGTTCCCCAAAGAGGGAAGGCAGCTCCCTTCCCAAATTTCAACATAAGCGCCACTTCTTCACCGAAAGGCATAGAAATGCAGCCACAACAGCTGACGTCTCACTCCAACAAGAGGCAGCTCCGTTGCAGCCTCTGTGGAAAGCCCTTCCCTCAGCCGGCGCACCTGCGGAGGCACATGCGGGTCCACACGGGGGAGAAACCGTACGGCTGCAGCCACTGCACCAAGCGCTTCTCCCACAGACACCAGCTGAAGATGCATGAGAGGGTGCACACCGGAGAGAAACCATTTCATTGCATCTACTGCGGGAAGTGCTTCACCCAGTCCGGCCACATGAAAAAGCATCTCCTCGTCCACACTGGCGGCAGGCCACAGGACGTGGTGCTGCCCTGA
- the LOC139579300 gene encoding zinc finger and SCAN domain-containing protein 5B-like isoform X2 codes for MQMADMPEAPLIKMENLDTSRMEEIVQLVSESSEKIVPEPGASSSTETTDLLDQQGNRHRAPDTSLNIEPGNQTFQHPASQYNRARQDHQVAEGVTWETDHQPISYSLSQWTENQDTDNPTVNAPHNAGPDSKRLSGHPERRGVSGNSGVCMSASGSLDWLPDVVMVDSVPIKVEADMSSEWSITGQEATSGEVCSDSRQLVDNRGRGGMESGQTKCPPDTQHAEQGTTVGSRSKMPDFNRLPSLNSFSSPSVTLLQVPQRGKAAPFPNFNISATSSPKGIEMQPQQLTSHSNKRQLRCSLCGKPFPQPAHLRRHMRVHTGEKPYGCSHCTKRFSHRHQLKMHERVHTGEKPFHCIYCGKCFTQSGHMKKHLLVHTGGRPQDVVLP; via the exons ATGCAG ATGGCAGATATGCCAGAGGCACCTCTTATCAAAATGGAGAACCTTGACACCAGTAGAATGGAAG AGATTGTCCAACTGGTCAGTGAGAGCAGTGAGAAGATTGTGCCAGAACCAGGTGCTTCATCATCTACTGAAACCACAGACCTTCTGGACCAGCAGGGCAACAGACACAGAGCTCCAGACACCTCACTCAATATAGAACCTGGAAACCAGACGTTCCAGCATCCAGCATCACAATACAACAGAGCAAGACAGGACCATCAGGTTGCTGAGGGTGTGACCTGGGAAACTGACCATCAACCCATATCATACAGTCTGTCCCAATGGACAGAGAACCAAGACACTGACAACCCAACTGTGAATGCTCCTCACAATGCAGGACCAGACTCCAAGAGGCTGTCTGGACatccagagaggagaggggtgtctggTAACTCTGGGGTCTGCATGTCTGCTTCAGGCTCTCTGGACTGGCTGCCTGATGTGGTGATGGTGGACTCAGTTCCCATTAAAGTGGAGGCAGATATGAGTTCAGAATGGAGCATAACTGGCCAAGAGGCGACATCTGGAGAGGTCTGTTCAGACAGCAGGCAGCTTGTGGACaacagaggaagagggggaatgGAGTCTGGACAGACAAAGTGTCCCCCTGACACTCAACATGCGGAGCAAGGCACAACTGTAGGATCAAGGTCCAAGATGCCAGATTTCAACAGACTGCCCTCCCTAAACAGCTTTTCATCCCCAAGTGTTACTCTCCTCCAGGTTCCCCAAAGAGGGAAGGCAGCTCCCTTCCCAAATTTCAACATAAGCGCCACTTCTTCACCGAAAGGCATAGAAATGCAGCCACAACAGCTGACGTCTCACTCCAACAAGAGGCAGCTCCGTTGCAGCCTCTGTGGAAAGCCCTTCCCTCAGCCGGCGCACCTGCGGAGGCACATGCGGGTCCACACGGGGGAGAAACCGTACGGCTGCAGCCACTGCACCAAGCGCTTCTCCCACAGACACCAGCTGAAGATGCATGAGAGGGTGCACACCGGAGAGAAACCATTTCATTGCATCTACTGCGGGAAGTGCTTCACCCAGTCCGGCCACATGAAAAAGCATCTCCTCGTCCACACTGGCGGCAGGCCACAGGACGTGGTGCTGCCCTGA